One Luteolibacter arcticus DNA segment encodes these proteins:
- a CDS encoding endonuclease/exonuclease/phosphatase family protein, with protein MNWPSFLPKPRLLVAAAASLTGSLPIIGWIGGAFFWPLDLFNHFQVQYALVLLLTTVVLLCLKSRRAAIMSAALLLVPLARIVPSHVAPDSKKPVGVPVRVASFNVFVSNDRYDDTLNWVREAAPDFIYFTETTEIWANELERLGDVYPHSIEEGTGFAFYSKLPITSHEIIRCSDIEFPLLVARITTPNGEVTVFAVHPLPPVTRHWSEALDEMMAVLAREVSRSSGPVIVAGDFNTTRWSHKSAPLQKVGLKDASHGKAPGATWMRSNSLISIPIDRLLFRGEGMHCSRFEIGPELGSDHRPLISEFAW; from the coding sequence ATGAATTGGCCGTCGTTCCTGCCGAAGCCTCGCTTGCTCGTCGCCGCAGCGGCCTCCCTCACGGGATCGCTGCCCATCATCGGTTGGATCGGCGGTGCTTTCTTCTGGCCGCTCGATCTCTTCAATCATTTCCAAGTCCAATACGCGCTGGTGCTGCTATTGACGACGGTCGTCTTGCTCTGCCTCAAGTCACGTCGCGCCGCGATCATGAGCGCGGCGCTGCTGCTCGTTCCGCTTGCGCGCATCGTTCCATCGCATGTCGCGCCGGACTCAAAGAAGCCCGTCGGTGTGCCGGTGCGGGTGGCCTCCTTCAATGTGTTCGTTTCGAACGACCGCTACGATGACACCTTGAATTGGGTGAGGGAGGCGGCACCGGATTTCATCTACTTCACCGAAACGACGGAAATCTGGGCGAACGAACTGGAGCGACTCGGCGATGTTTATCCTCACTCGATCGAGGAGGGCACAGGTTTCGCCTTCTACTCGAAGCTGCCGATCACCAGCCACGAAATCATCCGCTGCAGCGACATCGAGTTTCCTCTGCTGGTTGCGCGGATCACGACTCCGAATGGTGAGGTCACGGTATTCGCCGTCCATCCCCTGCCCCCGGTCACCCGGCATTGGTCGGAGGCGCTCGACGAGATGATGGCCGTCCTCGCCCGCGAAGTCAGCAGGAGCTCCGGCCCCGTGATTGTTGCCGGTGATTTCAACACCACCCGGTGGAGCCACAAATCCGCGCCACTTCAAAAGGTGGGGCTGAAGGACGCCTCGCATGGAAAAGCACCCGGAGCTACCTGGATGCGGAGCAATTCCCTCATCTCCATCCCCATCGACCGCTTGCTGTTCCGCGGCGAGGGGATGCACTGCAGTCGTTTTGAAATCGGCCCGGAGCTTGGATCGGATCATCGACCGCTGATCTCGGAGTTTGCTTGGTAA
- a CDS encoding endonuclease/exonuclease/phosphatase family protein yields the protein MADAIKWRTRLLPKPLPFIARLAALAGCFPILGFFGGIHWKMDLFNHFQVQYAVFIALAVIVLLAVKSFRLAAFAAVFLVVPAVRLAPCFFGTAGKPIGTPLRVATFNVLTSNMRYDDAVKWVQNTDPDVVFLPEVDAVWAEALRPLLASHPHSIDHLVEGNFGFALYSKLPIVSREIIPCGQMELPLLKVRLSGPKEEFIFYGAHPVPPTTEFWSNERNAFLHTLADQVSKETLPVIATGDFNATRWSHGMKPLWNAGLLDSANGHGAGSTWMRGSLLFAVPIDHVLFRAPGAVCTKRWIGPDLGSDHRAVVAEIAW from the coding sequence ATGGCCGACGCAATCAAGTGGCGCACACGCCTCCTCCCCAAGCCGCTGCCGTTCATCGCACGGCTCGCAGCGCTCGCCGGATGTTTTCCGATTCTCGGTTTCTTCGGAGGGATTCACTGGAAGATGGATCTCTTCAACCACTTCCAGGTCCAGTACGCGGTGTTCATCGCGCTCGCGGTGATCGTGCTTCTCGCTGTGAAATCGTTCCGGCTCGCTGCCTTTGCTGCCGTGTTTCTCGTGGTGCCAGCCGTGCGGCTTGCCCCGTGCTTTTTCGGAACCGCGGGAAAGCCCATCGGCACGCCGCTACGAGTAGCCACCTTCAATGTCCTCACTTCTAACATGCGCTACGACGACGCGGTGAAGTGGGTGCAGAATACGGACCCCGACGTGGTCTTCCTGCCTGAAGTGGACGCAGTGTGGGCGGAGGCCCTGCGTCCATTGCTGGCGAGTCATCCGCATTCGATTGATCACCTCGTCGAGGGCAACTTCGGCTTCGCGCTCTACTCGAAGCTTCCGATTGTTTCTCGGGAGATCATCCCGTGCGGGCAGATGGAGCTCCCCTTGCTCAAGGTGCGGCTTTCCGGGCCCAAGGAGGAATTCATCTTCTACGGCGCTCACCCGGTGCCACCCACGACGGAGTTCTGGTCCAACGAGCGGAATGCCTTCCTGCACACCCTCGCGGATCAAGTATCGAAGGAAACGCTGCCGGTCATTGCCACGGGTGACTTCAACGCCACGCGTTGGAGCCACGGCATGAAGCCGCTGTGGAATGCCGGCTTGCTCGACAGTGCCAACGGCCACGGCGCGGGAAGCACCTGGATGCGCGGCAGCCTGCTATTTGCCGTCCCGATCGATCACGTGCTGTTCCGCGCGCCCGGGGCCGTTTGCACGAAGCGCTGGATCGGCCCGGACCTGGGCTCGGATCACCGAGCAGTGGTCGCGGAGATCGCGTGGTGA
- a CDS encoding TIM barrel protein, giving the protein MTDLPGRTPHTPIAVNIEMWFEGSFAERIEQAAALGFPAIELWSWRDKDLAAGAGVLKRHGMIATQFTAWGFGQQINDPNFPKEDFAAEIAAACDAAELLPGCDRFCVVGGDDIPGLTKEQMHASVIEKLRAAVPVLEAKRKMIILEPMNPYNHPGHCLYGSADGIAICEAVGSPWVKLNWDLFHMQRYEGNLIDNLEKGKEWIGYVQFADSPARNEPGTGEIRYSEVFRKVRELGLPLPLGAECLPKGADARRAAERLYQADSESA; this is encoded by the coding sequence ATGACTGACCTTCCCGGACGCACGCCGCACACTCCGATCGCCGTCAATATTGAGATGTGGTTCGAGGGCTCCTTCGCGGAGCGCATCGAGCAAGCCGCAGCACTCGGCTTTCCCGCGATCGAGCTGTGGTCGTGGCGCGACAAGGATCTCGCGGCCGGTGCGGGAGTCCTGAAGAGGCATGGCATGATCGCCACGCAATTCACCGCATGGGGCTTCGGTCAGCAGATCAACGATCCGAATTTCCCGAAGGAGGACTTCGCTGCCGAGATCGCGGCTGCTTGCGATGCTGCGGAGTTGCTTCCCGGCTGCGACCGCTTTTGCGTGGTCGGCGGCGACGACATCCCGGGGCTGACGAAGGAGCAGATGCATGCCTCGGTCATCGAGAAGCTCCGCGCGGCGGTGCCAGTCCTGGAGGCGAAGCGGAAGATGATCATCCTTGAGCCGATGAATCCCTACAATCACCCCGGCCATTGCCTCTACGGCAGCGCCGATGGCATCGCCATCTGCGAGGCGGTGGGTTCGCCATGGGTGAAGTTGAACTGGGACCTCTTCCACATGCAGCGCTACGAGGGCAACCTCATCGACAATCTGGAGAAGGGGAAGGAATGGATCGGCTACGTCCAATTCGCCGATTCTCCGGCGCGCAATGAGCCCGGCACCGGCGAGATCCGTTACAGCGAGGTCTTCCGGAAGGTCCGCGAGTTGGGGCTGCCATTGCCGTTGGGAGCCGAGTGCTTGCCGAAGGGCGCGGATGCCCGCCGTGCCGCCGAGCGTCTCTATCAGGCGGACTCGGAGTCGGCCTAA
- a CDS encoding PH domain-containing protein: protein MSEEVLWKGSPSQVLNLGKYLVALLLAIGIAVGGLFFPPVWVALVLPLGWALWIFIETRSVRHELTTERIRMSAGVFNQQMDDVELYRVKDTSMERPFWYRMFGLSSLIIETSDRSQPRIEIKAVHNGDELRETLRKQVEFWRDKKRVREVDFDESLADGGTAAGSDDQTVV, encoded by the coding sequence GTGAGCGAAGAAGTTCTTTGGAAAGGCAGCCCGTCGCAGGTTCTCAACCTCGGCAAGTATCTCGTTGCCCTGTTGCTGGCTATCGGTATCGCCGTGGGTGGCTTGTTCTTCCCGCCGGTGTGGGTGGCACTGGTGCTGCCGCTCGGCTGGGCGCTGTGGATCTTCATCGAAACGAGAAGCGTCCGCCACGAACTGACCACCGAGCGGATCCGGATGTCCGCGGGCGTCTTCAACCAGCAGATGGACGACGTGGAGCTTTACCGCGTGAAGGACACGTCGATGGAGCGTCCGTTCTGGTATCGGATGTTCGGGCTTTCCTCGCTCATCATCGAGACCTCGGACCGCTCGCAGCCGCGGATCGAGATCAAGGCGGTACACAATGGCGATGAACTGCGTGAGACGCTGCGCAAGCAGGTCGAGTTCTGGCGCGACAAGAAGCGCGTCCGCGAGGTGGATTTCGACGAGAGCCTCGCGGATGGGGGGACTGCCGCTGGTTCGGATGATCAGACTGTGGTGTGA